In the Drosophila gunungcola strain Sukarami unplaced genomic scaffold, Dgunungcola_SK_2 000001F, whole genome shotgun sequence genome, one interval contains:
- the LOC128263264 gene encoding dedicator of cytokinesis protein 9 isoform X5, which translates to MERKFTRGLNKLGSAVQMRENVSQLVRESAVLMNCTGRYQRSSLSIANKPLVVEPIDFEAFIAKNKTVIQNDPQRELLIYPADDVSEIIMPRKQRTNAKSVADRFDPPNEAIVCPLHGPSIIGNGNGHSQVSRQGSIQSNGSHHNGNGNGHTSSSSSSSLTNSNGHGQLSRKSSQCSNGSSSHKDTSYESALSSITLRSNLAMPEEVDEFADDGHSEDIVDGLAHGSRAECTRFTRQALYTYRAKNHLIHYKYNAYGGSCHDLPSISPAEELLEEVYEIDADQDRIDEQMTRSQADTITKQGYLLKGPDSASDRMFANIGNKSFKRRYCYLRQEIDGTYILELHKDEKQGEAKATIVMDFCTDVVQNPKRGRFCFELRMTTGHKSFTLAAENEQDFKDWLSKINSVLAQNRAQEEKRNASLERHPSVGSSPSPQLQPPAMEPPTFGTLKGLDQSLHPQLMKYGRETDHSIALARREQRRRLFACYQSPAKSSGSDNIEQYREHFGTRLLLTCHSLRFRLQCIPQDEGSAGGVEQQVEPYITSLALYDAKANRKLSENFYFNVNEQWAAQMLPNTPVPSSVAGCGVPRKSAEGDERSTASQAPHSLFDGVSADLLRSNRQQFQQLRQCLLSVTAPHADIYLVVRVEKLLQSGIAQAAEPYLKAGKDPKLGQKVYKAAKSCAQHIGHYRQPFAWAARPLFKQYSHELDVDPKREFEFSPIYRQELPKLRDDELLKLLVDYRKPEKLSKLTIIPGSLKMQMQFIDQTTPCGLSKSLAPLSTFSPNSKQSPTIELAEFQSQSERDAHRDAHPYTSFCNHLYVYPLSLQFDSQKLFSRARNITVVVELRDGDGEYSKPLKCIYGRPGQDLLVSQIACPVLHHNVTPTWYEEIKLRLPLGLFPEHHLLFSFYHVSCNLSKKRDAHAAFETPIGYAWLPLLQKNRICLEEQQLPVAATLPVGYLSIQPLGWGKGQNCGPDIQWIDNQRNLYTVGLRLDSTVLTADQHLHNFFGHCERLLEGGKTGAVPAETETCKILKAAHAIDMKSLINYLPTLLNELFTLLVHTQSEEIGLNVIRLITNIIHLISDQAKRADLLGAYVKYVFHAPYYSQQTARQRTVHGELCRHLPYLLNPSNPDFLIVNKFMRYSAIFFDLIVKSMAQHLLATGRIRMLRNERFPKEYADRVEQLVKALMPYITTRFEDLGEETHLLNRSLAKFVRQCLSYMDRGFVFRLIRCYMGEFAPGNPRILHEYKFNFLQEICQHEHYVPLNLPFVLNPKNRPPEMMQHFTLSEQFCRQHFLSGLLLQELKCSLNEVGHVRRHALGIFKDLLAKHELDNRYQQRGQLSRIALLYVPWLGVVMDNIHRIDDLSESGACTPNGHVYADSASYTKRLSCSSSYVFSKDSSTFGSLTSTPRSKNRLTLHCDQPSPYRTSVHMKEHNYLAAIAGQPISNGISNLSLNSNTDSGHSQDTTTIGAYTNGDADVALRNGHNRSVSVTHAQILSRCDKFSSAESKDLLLGFLFIIKHLSQDQMVGWWQNCNESETLQFLSILDLCLLQFRYVGKKSVVITPDTRQGRSAKANTLPARTQPPTGLENGHQEQQPNSGTLNQTREHLLEDMDTLAKSQLALYESNLATEVGMIILDCLGMYVLQFRQLLADSLILPKLARVYLRFLQLGQSERLSKHVFAALRAFINNYAVALFKGNAMLCGQMVYELLKACDSRLVEIRHESCAVLYLLMRSNFEFSGRKALTRVHLQVIISVSQMIGNVIGLNNARFQESLSIINSYANSDKAMKGTGFPMEVKDLTRRVRTVLMATAQMQAHHMDPERLLELQYSLANSYASTPELRHTWLVTMARNHEQNGNLSEAACCHLHIAALMCEYLRLRGGCTLSWSSTAFKKISRNIPLDEQGLKLDAGAQDSQYTEQMLLEQLKQCADFLDRAERFECLGELYKLILPMYERDRSFLDLAHCYEHLTQAYNKIVEVNRSGKRMLGRFYRVVFYGMMYFEEDHAVEYVYKEPKLTSLSEISERLAKQYKEKFGADVVKMIMDSSPVKVDDLDAKLAYIQVTHVIPFFSKDELDQRLNEFEQNHDVDTFMYETPFTKSGAARGNVEEQWKRKTVIKTQYSFPYVLKRIPVKSREIIELSPIEVAIDEMQSKVSELEEIILPPADVKKLQLRLQGSVAVTVNAGPLAYAHAFLDAKVVNNFSMDRVADLKDVFRDFIVVCQKALFLNERIISADQKEYHHVLKENYEKLCQALSELLDDESFQPLGDDADSINQRNSMALFNAISGASHNSSTA; encoded by the exons ATGAACTGCACGGGCCGCTATCAGCGTAGTAGCCTCTCCATCGcg AACAAGCCTCTTGTGGTGGAGCCCATCGATTTCGAAGCCTTTatagccaaaaataaaactgttatCCAAAATGATCCGCAGAGGGAGCTACTTATATATCCCGCGGATGATGTCTCG GAGATTATCATGCCGCGAAAGCAGCGAACCAATGCCAAATCCGTGGCCGACAGATTTGATCCCCCCAACGAGGCGATCGTGTGTCCCCTCCATGGTCCCTCCATTAtcgggaatgggaatgggcaCAGTCAGGTGAGTCGGCAGGGGAGCATTCAGTCGAATGGTAGCCACCACAACGGAAATGGCAATGGacacaccagcagcagcagtagcagcagttTGACCAACTCCAATGGACACGGCCAACTCTCCAGGAAGAGTTCGCAGTGCTCGAATGGATCGTCCAGTCACAAGGATACCTCGTATGAGTCAGCTCTGTCCTCGATAACACTGCGTTCAAACTTGGCCATGCCGGAGGAGGTGGATGAGTTTGCGGATGATGGGCACAGCGAGGACATAGTGGACGGACTTGCTCACGGATCGAGGGCGGAATGCACCAGGTTCACGCGACAAGCTCTGTACACCTACAGGGCCAAGAATCATTTGATTCACTATAAATACAATGCCTATGGTGGCAGCTGCCATGATCTGCCCAg TATTTCCCCTGCTGAGGAATTGCTGGAGGAGGTATACGAAATCGATGCAGATCAGGATCGGATAGACGAGCAAATGACTCGCTCCCAGGCGGACACCATTACCAAGCAGGGTTATCTGCTCAAAGGTCCCGATTCGGCCTCAGATCGCATGTTTGCCAACATTGGCAACAAGTCCTTTAAGCGTCGCTATTGCTATCTGCGACAGGAGATCGATGGCACCTACATATTGGAACTGCACAAGGACGAAAAGCAGGGTGAAGCTAAGGCCACCATAGTCATGGACTTTTGCACCGATGTGGTGCAG AATCCCAAACGTGGTCGCTTTTGCTTCGAACTCCGCATGACGACCGGCCATAAATCCTTTACCCTGGCCGCCGAGAACGAGCAGGACTTCAAGGACTGGCTAAGCAAAATCAACTCGGTGTTGGCCCAGAATCGCGCCCAAGAGGAGAAAAGAAATGCTTCGCTGGAGCGCCACCCATCTGTCGGCTCGAGTCCAAGTCCCCAGCTTCAACCGCCAGCAATGGAACCCCCAACCTTTGGCACCCTCAAGGGTCTGGATCAATCACTGCACCCCCAGTTGATGAAGTATGGAAGGGAAACGGATCACTCGATTGCTTTGGCCAGAAGGGAACAACGCCGCCGTTTATTTGCCTGCTATCAGTCGCCAGCCAAGAGCAGTGGTAGTGATAATATCGAACAGTACCGGGAACACTTTGGCACACGGCTACTGCTTACCTGCCACAGCCTGCGCTTCCGGCTGCAGTGCATCCCGCAGGACGAAGGCTCTGCTGGTGGAGTTGAGCAGCAAGTGGAGCCCTATATCACCAGTCTGGCCTTGTACGATGCCAAGGCGAATCGGAAGTTGAGCGAAAACTTTTACTTCAACGTGAATGAGCAGTGGGCTGCCCAGATGCTACCGAATACCCCAGTTCCTTCATCTGTGGCTGGCTGTGGAGTTCCTAGAAAGTCGGCGGAGGGCGATGAGAGGAGCACCGCCTCCCAGGCACCTCACTCCCTATTCGATGGAGTCTCTGCGGACTTGCTACGCTCGAATCGCCAGCAATTCCAGCAGCTAAGACAGTGTCTGCTCTCAGTGACTGCACCACATGCAGATATCTATTTG GTAGTGCGAGTGGAGAAACTTCTGCAATCGGGAATTGCACAGGCTGCGGAACCCTATCTGAAAGCTGGCAAGGATCCCAAACTGGGTCAGAAAGTCTACAAGGCGGCCAAGAGTTGTGCCCAGCACATTGGGCACTATAGACAGCCCTTTGCCTGGGCAGCCAGACCACTGTTCAAGCAATACAGTCACGAACTGGATGTAGATCCCAAAAGGGAGTTCGAATTCAGCCCGATTTACCGGCAGGAATTACCCAAACTGAGGGACGATGAGCTGCTAAAGCTCTTAGTCGACTATCGTAAGCCCGAGAAACTGAGCAAACTAACCATCATTCCCGGTAGCCTCAAAATGCAGATGCAGTTCATAGATCAGACCACACCCTGTGGCTTGAGTAAATCACTGGCTCCCTTGTCCACCTTTAGTCCAAATTCCAAACAATCGCCCACCATCGAGTTGGCCGAATTTCAGAGCCAGAGTGAACGGGATGCGCACAGGGATGCGCATCCTTATACTAGCTTCTGTAACCACTTGTATGTGTATCCACTGAGTTTGCAGTTCGACAGTCAGAAGTTGTTCTCAAGGGCCAGGAATATTACGGTGGTGGTGGAGCTGCGGGATGGCGATGGAGAGTACAGTAAACCTCTGAAG TGCATCTATGGTCGTCCTGGGCAGGATCTTCTAGTTTCCCAGATAGCCTGTCCGGTGCTGCATCACAATGTGACGCCCACCTGGTACGAGGAGATCAAGCTGCGTCTTCCTTTGGGACTGTTTCCCGAACACCACCTGCTCTTCTCGTTCTACCATGTGTCCTGTAATCTGAGCAAGAAGCGGGATGCTCATGCTGCCTTTGAGACGCCCATTGGTTATGCCTGGTTGCCATTGCTGCAGAAGAATCGGATCTGTTTGGAGGAGCAGCAACTCCCGGTGGCTGCCACACTGCCCGTGGGCTATCTTTCCATTCAGCCCTTGGGATGGGGCAAGGGG CAGAACTGCGGTCCGGATATCCAGTGGATCGATAACCAGAGGAATCTGTATACGGTGGGATTGCGGCTGGATTCAACGGTTCTCACGGCGGATCAGCATTTGCATAACTTTTTTGGACATTGTGAGAGGTTGCTGGAGGGAGGAAAAACCGGAGCAGTGCcggcggaaacggaaacgtgCAAGATCTTGAAAGCAGCCCATGCAATTGATATGAAATCGCTGATTAACTATCTACCCACGCTCCTGAACGAGCTGTTTACCTTGCTGGTTCACACTCAATCCGAGGAAATAGGCCTGAACGTAATCCGGCTGATAACAAACATTATCCACTTGATAAGCGATCAGGCTAAGAGGGCCGATCTCTTGGGAGCCTATGTAAAGTACGTGTTTCACGCACCCTACTACAGTCAGCAGACAGCCAGACAGAGGACTGTCCATGGAGAGCTTTGCCGGCACTTGCCCTACCTCCTGAATCCCAGCAATCCCGATTTTCTGATCGTCAACAAGTTCATGAGATACTCCGCAATATTCTTCGATCTGATTGTGAAGAGTATGGCGCAGCATTTGCTGGCCACCGGGAGAATTCGAATGCTGCGCAACGAGCGTTTTCCCAAAGAATATGCCGATCGGGTGGAGCAGTTGGTCAAGGCATTAATGCCCTACATAACCACTCGATTCGAGGACTTGGGTGAGGAAACGCATCTGCTGAATCGCTCTTTGGCCAAATTCGTGCGCCAGTGTCTGAGTTACATGGACAGAGGATTTGTCTTCCGCTTGATTCGCTGCTATATGGGCGAGTTTGCGCCTGGCAATCCTCGCATACTGCATGAATACAAGTTTAATTTTCTGCAAGAAATCTGCCAGCATGAGCATTATGTGCCACTCAATCTGCCGTTTGTGTTGAATCCGAAGAACCGACCTCCCGAGATGATGCAGCACTTCACACTTTCCGAACAGTTCTGCAGGCAGCATTTTCTGTCGGGCCTTCTACTTCAGGAACTGAAGTGCAGTCTCAATGAAGTGGGCCACGTGAGGCGACATGCGTTAGGCATCTTCAAGGATTTGCTGGCAAAACATGAGTTGGACAACCGATATCAGCAGAGGGGTCAACTCTCGAGGATTGCCTTGCTCTATGTTCCTTGGCTGGGTGTTGTGATGGACAACATCCACCGGATTGATGACCTATCCGAGTCTGGCGCTTGTACGCCCAATGGACATGTTTATGCGGACTCGGCTTCCTATACCAAGCGATTGAGTTGTTCCAGCAGCTATGTGTTTAGCAAGGACTCCTCCACATTTGGCTCCCTGACGTCCACTCCGCGCTCGAAGAACCGCCTGACCCTGCATTGCGATCAACCGAGTCCATATCGCACCTCGGTGCACATGAAGGAGCACAACTATTTGGCCGCCATTGCTGGGCAACCCATTAGCAATGGCATCTCCAATCTctctttaaattcaaatacgGACTCGGGG CACTCTCAGGACACCACCACAATTGGTGCCTACACCAATGGAGATGCGGATGTGGCACTGCGCAATGGACACAATCGTTCAGTGAGCGTTACCCACGCACAGATCCTCTCGCGTTGCGACAAGTTCAGCTCGGCGGAGAGCAAGGACCTCCTCCTGGGCTTCCTGTTCATCATCAAGCACCTTTCGCAGGACCAAATGGTGGGCTGGTGGCAGAACTGCAACGAATCCGAGACACTGCAGTTTCTCTCCATTCTGGATCTCTGCCTGCTGCAATTCCGCTATGTGGGCAAGAAGAGTGTGGTGATAACTCCGGACACGCGTCAAGGACGCTCGGCCAAGGCCAACACTCTGCCAGCGAGGACGCAACCACCCACAGGTTTGGAAAATGGCcaccaggagcagcagccaaATAGTGGAACTCTGAATCAAACCAGGGAACACCTACTGGAGGATATGGATACACTGGCTAAGAGTCAATTGGCCCTCTATGAATCCAATTTGGCCACTGAGGTGGGCATGATTATATTGGATTGCCTGGGGATGTACGTCCTGCAGTTCAGACAACTCCTGGCAGATAGCCTAATCCTGCCCAAGTTGGCCAGAGTTTATCTGAGATTCCTGCAGTTGGGTCAATCGGAAAGACTCTCGAAACACGTCTTTGCTGCTTTAAGGGCTTTTATCAACAACTATGCCGTGGCGTTGTTCAAAGGCAATGCAATGTTGTGTGGTCAGATGGTTTATGAGCTCCTGAAAGCCTGCGACAGTCGCCTGGTGGAGATTCGTCACGAATCTTGTGCTGTCTTATATCTTCTCATGCGGAGTAACTTTGAATTCAGTGGTAGAAAAGCGCTAACCCGTGTACACTTGCAAGTTATTATCTCAGTGTCGCAGATGATTGGCAATGTGATTGGCCTGAACAATGCCAGATTCCAGGAGAGCTTGTCCATCATCAATAGCTATGCAAATAGCGACAAGGCGATGAAGGGCACTGGTTTCCCCATGGAGGTCAAGGACTTAACGCGTCGAGTGCGCACCGTTCTCATGGCCACTGCCCAAATGCAGGCACATCACATGGATCCGGAAAGATTGCTGGAACTACAGTATTCTTTGGCTAATTCGTATGCCTCAACGCCAGAACTGCGACACACTTGGCTTGTGACGATGGCCCGAAATCACGAGCAAAATGGAAATCTCTCAGAGGCTGCCTGCTGTCATCTTCATATTGCTGCTTTGATGTGTGAATATCTCCGCTTGCGAGGTGGCTGCACTCTCAGTTGGTCATCCACTGCGTTTAAGAAGATATCGAGGAACATTCCTTTGGATGAGCAGGGTCTCAAGCTAGATGCTGGTGCTCAGGACTCCCAGTACACAGAACAAATGCTCCTAGAGCAGCTGAAACAGTGTGCCGATTTCTTGGACCGCGCAGAAAGATTCGAGTGCCTCGGCGAGCTCTACAAACTCATCCTGCCCATGTACGAAAGGGATAGGAGTTTCCTTGACCTGGCTCACTGCTACGAACATCTCACTCAAGCCTACAACAAAATCGTGGAGGTCAATCGTTCAGGAAAGCGAATGCTGGGGCGCTTCTACAGAGTGGTCTTTTATGGAATG ATGTACTTTGAAGAGGATCATGCCGTCGAGTATGTCTACAAGGAGCCCAAACTGACTTCGCTAAGCGAAATCTCTGAGCGCCTGGCCAAACAGTACAAGGAGAAGTTTGGAGCCGATGTGGTCAAAATGATCATGGATTCGTCACCG GTTAAGGTGGACGATTTGGATGCCAAGCTAGCCTACATACAGGTCACCCATGTGATTCCATTCTTCTCCAAGGACGAACTCGACCAGAGGCTCAACGAATTCGAGCAGAATCACGATGTGGACACGTTTATGTACGAAACGCCGTTCACTAAATCGGGAGCAGCCCGTGGCAACGTAGAAGAGCAATGGAAACGCAAGACGGTTATAAAAA CCCAATACTCTTTTCCCTATGTTCTCAAACGTATACCGGTGAAATCACGCGAAATCATCGAACTGAGTCCCATCGAGGTGGCCATCGATGAGATGCAATCCAAGGTTTcagagctggaggagatcatCCTCCCGCCAGCGGATGTCAAGAAGTTGCAGCTGCGTCTGCAGGGAAGTGTGGCTGTGACGGTCAATGCTGGTCCTTTGGCCTATGCCCATGCCTTCCTCGATGCCAAGGTGGTCAATAACTTCTCAATGGATCGCGTCGCAGATCTTAAGGATGTCTTTCg CGATTTCATTGTGGTCTGTCAGAAGGCTTTGTTCCTGAACGAACGGATCATTAGCGCGGACCAAAAGGAGTACCATCACGTGCTGAAGGAGAACTACGAAAAGCTGTGCCAGGCGCTCAGTGAGTTGCTCGACGACGAGTCCTTCCAGCCGCTTGGTGACGATGCCGACAGCATAAACCAGCGCAACAGCATGGCTTTGTTCAATGCGATCAGTGGCGCCTCCCATAACTCAAGTACTGCTTAA